The segment CCAGAGGTTTAATGAAGCGAAAGGGCGATCGATTTCTGTCATCTACGGCTGCGTTTCCAGCGGTACAGCTTGGCGGTTTCTCAAGCTGGAAGGGCAAATAGTTGCGATCGATCTTACCGACTATCCGCTACCTCCAGTAGATAAAATATTGGGATTTTTAGTGTGGATGATGCGCGAAAATTAGATAGAATACCCGGCGGTTGAAACCGCGTCTATACAGACAAAACCCGCCTCCGCGGGTTGAAGAATGGATAGTGAAAATGTGGTAAAAATTACGTTATTTTCTTCAGTCCGCGGAGGCGGACATTGTTTGTGTGCTCGCGTTGCTTGCGGTTTCAACCGCCGTCTTGTGACGGACATCGTTTGTGTAGCTGCGGTTTCAACCGAAGGCTATCGCATAGGAAATCTTCTCGCTTAACAGACAAGATACCTGTTCCACAATAAAATTCACTCTTTGTGGAATAAGCATCTTGCCTATTCATAAAAGACTTATTAAGAATGAATGATGCAACATCTCATATCTTATTCGATTATCTGAGATTCCACACGCCTGTATTTACCCGCCAAACGTTCTCGACGCTGGCGGCGGTTGTCAGCTTCAAATATAGCGATTAATTCATCCAGGTTTAGAGTCAAATCGTCAAGCTGTTGGCAGACTTCACGCATCTTGTCAACGTGTCGCTTTCTGGTTTCAGCGTCGGGGATTCTAGGTTGTTGATTCATGGCAAATTCCAATCCATTTTGATTTCTCGGATAGTTGCTTCTGAGGCATCGACAGCGGCCTCTGTTTGTTCTATCGTTCTATACAGAAAGTTTAACGTATCCGCAGTCGCAGCGGGTTGAGATTCTGCCACCTGCTGCAAAAGCCTGTACAAACGATTGTAAGGGTTTCTCAACCTTTCCTTAACATTATCTAGTGATTCTAGTTCGGGGAGTGTTGCTTCTGTCTCCCCAAACTGCTGCATTAAAATATATTCTGTGGTCGTTGTTTCGTTGAGGATTTCCACTAGCCGTCGCTGCAATGTGAAAATTGTGTTCAGGATGTCATCAGGTAGCTTTGCCATTGTCCTTGATTAGGGTGTGTCCCTGCGATAATTGTAGCCTAATGCGATTATCTCATAGAATACCCGGCGGTTGAAACCGCGTCTACACAGACAAAACCTGCCTCCCCAGGTTGAAGAATGGATAGTAAAAATATTACATTATTTTCTTCATTCGGCGTCGGCGAGTTGCAGAATACCCGGCGGTTGAAACCGCGTCTACACAGACAAAACCCGCCTCCGCGGGTTGAAGAATGGATAGTAAAAATATTACATTATTTTCTTCAGTCGGCGTCGGTGAGTTGCAGAATACCCGGCGGTTGAAACCGCGTCTACACAGACAAAACCCGCCTCCGCGGGTTGAAGAATGGATAGTGAAAATATTACATTATTTTCTTCAGTCCGCGGAGGCGGACATTGTTTGTGTGCTCGCGTTGCTTGCGGTTTCAACCGCCGTCTTATCTTGAAAAATCTGTTCAGCAGTCAAGTTCAACTCTGGAAAAGCCAGTGATTCAACTCGTGAATCGCCGCGAAACTGCTTCACTTGATACTCCCCATCTACCAATTGATAAACCGAGAGAGTTGGTTGTTTAGGATTACCAATGAATTGGCGGCCGCCTAAACCGAGATAGTCTACAATCCAATATTCAGGGATGCCCATTTCCTCATAGTCAGAAGCTTTGAGAAAATAATCATCTCGCCAGTTCGTACTGACAACTTCTACAGCCAGTCGCACTGAACTACCCATTGTGATGATAGATTCCCTATCCCAGCGCGGTTCGTTGATGAGTGCAGACTGGTCTAAAATAATTACATCCGGCTGATAGCCTGACTCGTTGCGGACGGTTTTAAGCAAGCACTGACCTGGAATCGAGTAAAACAATTGCAGTCGCGTGATTTCAAGATTGATTTGGCACGATATAAAGCCCTTAATTTCAGAATGATCGCCAGTTCCTAAAGGCATTTCAACAATTACTCCATTGTGTAGTTCATAGCGGTGGGTAGAGTTCTCTGGATACCAGGTAACGAACTCGTCAAACGTGACTGTTTTGCCTATGGTTTGGGTTTGGATCACGATTTCTCCTTTGTTAGACTTCAGTCGATCGCATATTAAGATTGTTTCCTGAGATGATGCGCGATAATTAGCATTATATCCCGATCGCACTTAAAACTATCTGCGTTCATCTGTGTTTATCTGCCCTAAATCTGCGGTCAATCCGATCGCACTTCGCATCGCCAACAGCGCCACTCCATAAGCAGCCGCAGTCTGAACAGGCGTTTCAACAGGCACTTTCAAATAACGCTTTCTGATCGCACTCCAAACCAGATTTTTAGCGCCACCGCCCGCAGTATAAACCTTTGTCAAAGGAGTCGCGCCCAACTCCTGCAATAATTGATATCCCCGCGCTTCAATCCGCGCAATACTTTCTAACAAACCATGCAGAAATTCTACAGAATCAGTTGGACGCGGTTCGAGTCTGGGCGGCAAATTCGGGTCATTAATTGGAAAGCGATCGCCTTTTTTCAACAATGGGTAATAATCCAGCAAACTCTCTTGCTCTGGATCGATTTGTGTGCTATAATCTTCTAACTCAGCATCAGTAAAAAAGTGTCGCAGCACCGCACCTCCCGTATTAGAAGCGCCTCCAACCAACCACAGATCACCTAATTTGTGACTGTAAATCCCGTATCTCGAATCATCGACGCGGGTATGACTTAACAGTTTCACGGCTAATGTGGAACCGAGAGAAGTTACTGCTTCCCCTGGTGAATTGACACCGCTGGCTAGAAATGCTGCAATGCTATCTGTTGTACCAGCATAAACTGTACAATCTGGGGGAAACCCGAAGCGATCGCCCAATGCAACTCTAACTTTCCCCACAGGCGTGCCCGGTGCGACAACTTGCGGCAATTGAGGCGTTACAGTGCCGGCAATTCCCTCTATCAGCCAATTGGGATAGCACAAATTACCAACATCAAAACCGAGTTTTAAAGCATTATGATAGTCGCTAATTCCTAATTTTCCGTGCAGCAGAAACCCCAGCCAATCGGCTTGATGCAGGAAAACCGTAGGGGCGGTGCCCCCGTGCCCGCCCTCTTCAATGGATGGGGCGGGCACGGGGGCACCGCCCCTACAAAACCACAGGAGTTTTGCCAGACTGGATGTAGCGCTTAATACTGTGTGGTTGGGTGGTGCGATCGCCCGTAACGTCTCTGTAACGGCTGCACCGCGCGCATCGTTGTATAAAATCGGTTCGCAGACTGGTACACCGTAAGTATCGCACAACATGACAGTGGAGGATGTGCCGTCAAGGGCGATCGCGCTTACCCGATTGCGGATGGTTGCGGGGATTTGCTCAATTACAGCCCAGAGTGCATTTTGCCACAGTTCGGGCAAATCCGGGTGTTGTGCGATCGCGAAACTATGTTCTGTCTCACAATGGATTGTACCCTGAGAGTCGATAATTGTCGATCGAGCGCCCGTAGTCCCGAAATCTATTCCCAAATAAAGAGTCATTTACCACTCCCGCGAATTTTCCTATATCTCAGAAACCGGGTTTTTTTACGAAAATCTTTGGTTGTCACCCACAGATTAGATAAAAAACCCGGTTTCTTTGGCCTTAGCGGACAGTTTCAGGGCTTACGCATGGGGGCTAGAAACCCGGTTTCTACGAGTTTTGCGTTGAGTGACAAGAAATCTCGAAAGAAACCGGGTTTCAGAGATTATCGTGCTTCGACATATTCACAAAGCGTAGTTGGTTCGGGAATTGGTAAACCTTCCTCTCGCAATCCTTCTAAGTGAAATTCGATCGCTTCTTTAATTTGCTGCTGTATTTCTGCAAGGGTTGCGCCTGTAGCTGCACATCCGGGTAAATCTGGCGCGTAAGCTGAATAGTTATTCGGTGTTTTTTCAATCACAATCGCATAACGCATTAGTTAAGATCCTCATCTTGATGATTTGTTTCGACTTCATTAGGTTCTTCTTGCTCTTTGACTTCTCTCAATTGAGCTTGTTTGAGAATATTATTGGATGTACCAGGAGCCAAATCGTCAGAGAGTTTACCGGGAACTGTAACTAAACCAGATTTGGTAGGATGTTTGTACTGGCGGTGACTCCCTCGTGTTCTAGCTAGATACCAACCGTCTGCCTCTAGTTGTTTAATGATATCTCTGACTTTTGTTGGCATTTATTATTAATGTAACTAGGAGGTATTGAAAGGACGAAAAGCCGATAACTTCGTAGAAAAAAGTCCTTAAAAAAAGGCTTAACAAAGGGCTGAAATCGCTATAGATTACAGCTTACAGTTCTAGATGCGAGAGTAGAGCCTCAAAAAATCATACCCATTCAAAATCGGCCGATATCCACCGATGTATTCATCGCTCCTTACTCCGCTACTTGGAGTTACGCCTAGTGCCGGGAGGTGGCCACTCTGTGCTGTCAGATTAAAGGTCAGGACGTGATTAACCAACCAGTGGCCATTTTTTCTCCAACCGACGCGCTCCTTTAGCTTTTTATAACTCTCATAATCATCTACTTTTTCTTTACCACCAACTTCTAACCAAATTTTTTTCTGAACGCTAAGGCCAAAGCGACCCTGACTATATTTTACCCAAAGTTGGTCAATCGTGCGTAAATCATCACAAGGAAAATTATCAATTAATTCCCTAGTAAGATAACCTTCCTTCTCCTGTCTCGCCGCTTTCAGCATCACCTTGAGAGTTTCCTGATCGGCTTCTTTCCACTTTCCTGCTGCTAATAAATCCCGCAGATAAGTATAGTCAACTCCCCGCTCTGATTTAAGTAAATCTGGTGGAGGTGGAGGTGTTTGAGGTGATGATTTAGGTGATGGTTGAGGCGATGGTTGAGATGATGGTTGAGGTGATGGTTGTTTAGGTGATAATTGAGGTGCTCGATTACCAAGCGCCTGCAAAACTTCAGTAGCAGATTGATAACGTTTCTTAGTAGCAGGTTGAATCATTTTATCTAAAATCTGACCGAATTCAGAACTAACAGATGTTTTTAAGTTTTCTCGCCACACCCACTCAAACTCGCTCACATCAAATAATTCAAGGGGTTCAACCTGAGTTAACAGACACAGACAAGTCACACCCAGACTATAAATATCACTAGCATGAATCGGTTTACCGTTGGCTTGTTCTGGTGCCATATATCCAGCCGTCCCGATTCTCGTTCCCGTTAGCCCTAGAGCCGTTTGTGTCGCATATTTCGCCGCTCCAAAGTCAACTAAAACCAATTGCCCATCTTGCCGAAGAATAATATTTTCTGGCTTGATATCTCGGTGAATAACTTGGCGAGAGTGAATGAACTCGAATACTGGCAGTAAATTATTAAGCAACTTGCGAATCTGCGTTTCGCTAAAATATCCCTGAGATTCTAGTGCTTGGGCTAAATTTTCACCGTCGATGAATTCTTGGACTAAATACTGTCGGTCATCTTGACTAAAATATGCTAATAAATCGGGAATTTGAGAATGTTTACCCAACTGTTCTAGGCGTACTGCTTCAAGCTCAAATAACTCAGTGGCTTTCTTGATACTAGAAGTGCCTTGAGCTTGGGGGTAAAATTGTTTAATAACGCAGGGTGGTTTTGAGGGTTTATACTCGTCAACAGCTAGAAAAGTGCGCCCAAAGCCTCCTTGTCCAATGATTTTTTGCGCTCGGTAGCGATCGCCCAATAGCAGTTTATTCCCACATTTTTGACAGAATTTTGTAGAGTCAGACGGGTTTGGCCATAGGCAATCAGGGTTTAGACACTGGCTCATAAAATATGCTTATAAATTACAGATTAAAGCTCTCGATGCGCTCCCAGCGGACATGATGTTAAATGTGGAACAGCAGATCCAGGTAAAGACACGGCATTGCCCAAAGCCGTGTCAATTTAAGTGTGAAACCTTTGTATCTCTCGCTTTTATCCGAGGCCAGATCCCCCTAAATCCCCCTTAAGAAGGGGGACTTTGATCGGATTCTTGTCCCCGTAAACTTAACCCAGAAAACCTTTGTAACTCTCGCTTTTATCCGAGGCCAGATCCCCCTAAATTCCCCTTAAAAAGGGGAGTAGGGGTTGACTTTGATCGGACTCTTGTCCCCCCCTTAGCAAGGGGGGCTAGGGGGGTTCTAGGCCTTAATCACCAGACAGCTATCTGTGACTACGTTTAACCTTAAATTGACACGGCATTGCCCTGTCCCTACTTAAACTTTTGTCCCACACTCAGGACAAAACTTATTACTCGAAACATTCTTCGCGCCGCAACTCGGACAATAAATCAACTCCGCAGATGGCAACGTGCTGCGTTCCGGCAAACCAACCATTTGAGCATTGCTCTTACCCGGAACAACCATCGGATAGCAGTTTTCGTCCCTCGTTACTTTCACGTTCATCAGCACAGGGCCGTTGTGGGCTAGCATTTGAGCGATCGCACTTGCCAACTCATCCGGCCGCGAAATCTCCATCCCCTTCACGCCGTAGGCCTCAGCCAGCATCACAAAATTCGGCATCCCCACAGTCATGTTCGACGACGAATAACGCTCGCCGTAGAACGCCTGCTGCCACTGCCGCACCATGCCCTGCCAGCCGTTATTTACAATTACGAGCTTGACATTAATGCCGTATTGTGCTAAGGTTCCCAGCTCTTGAATATTCATTTGGATGCTAGCGTCGCCAGCAATACAAATCACTTGCTCGTTGGGTAGCGCCATTTTCGCGCCCATCGCCGCCGGCAACCCGAAGCCCATCGTTCCCAAACCAGCGCTCGAAATCCAGCGGCGCGGCCCGTTGTTCAAGAATTGAGCCGACCACATTTGATGTTGACCGACATCGGTTGTGTAGTAAGCATTCGGCGCTTGAGTACCCAACTCCGAAATCACCTCTTGTGGAGACAAAATCTCTGGGTAGTGGGGCACAACTAACGGATAGTCCTGTTTCCAGCGATCGATCCTGTGCAGCCATTCCGCAGTTTGTTCGGGATTTCCCGAAACTCCAGTTTCCCGACAGCGACGCAGCATATCGATCAAAACTTGCCGCACATCTCCGACAATCGGCACGTCTGGGCCGCGATTTTTGCCGACTTCCGCCGGATCGATATCGATGTGAATCACCTTCGCCCGCGCCGCAAACTCGTCTAGTTTTCCCGTTACCCGATCGTCAAACCGAGCTCCAACAGCAATCAACAAATCGCACTCGGTAACGGCAAAGTTAGCGTAAGCAGTACCGTGCATCCCCAGCATTTTCACAGACAAAGGATGGTTTTCATCAAAGGAACCTTTGCCCATCAACGTTGTGGTGACAGGCAATTGGAACATCTCGGCGAGTTCCTTAATTTCCTCGTGGGCCCCGGCTGCGATCGCCCCGCCGCCCACATACAGCAAAGGACGCTTTGCTTCCGTCAGCAAATGAATCGCTTGACTGATTTGTCGGGGATTTCCCTTGACAGTCGGACGATAGCCCGGAATTCTCACAGATCCGGGTGCGACGGGCAGATAGTCAAACTCTTCTAAACCGACATCCTTGGGCACATCAATCAACACCGGCCCCGGGCGTCCCGTACTCGCGATGTGGAAAGCTTCAGCGACAATTCGCGCCATATCTCTCGGATCGCGCACTACATAGGAATGCTTGACAATTGGCAAAGTAATGCCGTAAATATCAGTTTCCTGAAACGCATCCGTGCCGATCGCCGGACGGGGAACTTGACCGGTAATAATTACCATTGGGATAGAATCCATATGGGCCGTTGCAATCCCCGTCACCAAGTTAGTCGCACCGGGCCCGGAAGTCGCGAAACAAACCCCAACTTGTCCGGTAGCGCGGGCGTAACCGTCAGCCGCGTGAGCAGCACCTTGTTCGTGCCGCACTAGAATGTGTTTGATCGCGCCGGTTTCTTCAGCGCGGTAGAGTTCGTCGTAAAGTGGCAAAATTGCGCCGCCGGGATAACCAAAAATATGCTTGACGCCGTGGCGGATCAAGCTATCTATCAAAGCGAATCCACCCGTTGCACGCCTGATGGCTACTTTAGTTTTTAGTTGCACAGAATTTCCGTCCTTAAACTAATTATGATTTTTAATGAAAGCTTGGATACTACTTTAATCTCTACGATCGAACTCTGAAAATTTAACTGCTAATATTTTACAAAAAGTTTCGTGAGAGATGTACGATCGCCCGATCGTTCTTTGGTAAAACAGCATAGGAAGAATAGAAACAGGGAAATTGCCGAATCAGAAGACCGAATCAGAAGACCGGGCGGTTGAAACCGCGTCTATACAGACAAAACCCGGATGGTGCGCGGGTTGAAGAACGGGCGGTTAAAATTAGGTGATCTTCTTCATTCATTCCGCGGAGGCGGAATTCGTTTGTGTAGGCGCGGTTTCAACCGCCGTCTTATCTGCCGTCGTATCTGCCGCCCGATATAAAGATCCTCCTACGCCTGCAAGACTTTGCGGGTATGGTGCCAAGCTGCCACGCCCATCACCGGAACCAAAAATCCCAAACTCAGCAGCACGATCCGCAAACCGAGGTCATCGGAGCCCACAGCTTTGCTGACAGCATCCGTCAGCGGGCCCGTCAGTGCTAAAGGCAAACTGAGGGCAATGTTAATCGCATTGTTCTCCAAGCCAAAGACTTTTCCCCGCATCGATTCGGGAGTTTTTTCTTGAATCAGAGCTTGCATTGGGCCGTTAATTAAAGAAGCGCCAAAACCGAACACAGCGCTTAATGCGAATCCCAGCCAAAGCTGTCTGACAAAAGCAAACATTCCCAACACAAAACCCATCATCAAAAAACCGATTAATGGCAAAGGTTTGTTGTGCATTCGATCGCCCCAGTGGCCCAAAAAAGCTGCGCCGAAGACCATTCCAATTCCCGCAGCAGCCAGCAAAAACCCAAATTGAGTTTCTTTGAGACCTATTTTGCCTGAAAGCGCGATCGCCAGCACTTGCAGCGCCGCAAACACCGAATACAAAATCGTCAACTGCACCATCGCGTTGCTGATCAGGCGATTGTGCTTTAAATACCGCAAACCTTCTTTAAAGTCTTGCCAAGGATGAACATTTTTGCCACTGCTACCGCCGCGATTTTCTTTGATGTGCATCAAGTAGAGCAAACCCGCAGAAACCAGGTACAACCCGCCCAGAAAAAACTCTTGAGAAGCTGGCCCGTAGCTGTGTTTGAGCCAAGTAAATATCGGTTCGCCGATCGTCATTCCGACAATAATCCCGCCCATCGTGGACGAAGCGAACAGCGCATTTGCCGACATCAGTCCCTCTCGCCCCACAGCCAGCGGGATTGCCGCCGCCTCTGCCGGAGCAAAAAATTGCGTTACGGTAGAGACTAAAAACGTCAGCACCAACAACACGACAAAAGTTTTGGGCAAAAACGGCAAAGATCCAATCAACACCGCTCGAATCACGTTGCACCCGATCAGCATTTGCTTTTTGGAAAAGCGGTCTACCACGATACCGGCCGCCGAACCAAAGACAATCGCCGGTAGCGTGTAGGCGATCATCACCGCTGACAGCATCGAATTTTCCGAATACTGCCAAGAAACGGGCCAGGGTCGGTAATCGCCTGTTTTCAGCAGAATAATCAGCAATACGTAAAAGATTTTATCCGCCACTTGGGCCAACAACTGGCCAGTCCACAGGGTGAGGAAGGGGCGATTTCTCAGTAGGGCATCAAGCCCGCTGCGGTCAGGGGGAGGGCTAGCTGGGTGCATAGGAATAGTTTAACTGACCGCCTCTGGCAATTGTAGTTTTCAGCAATACGTGCAAATTTGACACAACAAAGCGGAGACTCGGAAAACTCCTGTCTCCTGCGTTCTTTTTCTGTTTTAGCAGATCGGCGGCCCTGGACTGCGGGCTGCGGTATTTTTAACTTTACCGCGATCGGCTCCGCACGGCCACCGCTGCCGGAAAATCAGGGAATGTTGTTAAAGCTTGACCTGCATTATTTCAACGCGAGTACAACATAAGGTAATATATTTAACAAAATAGTTGCTGTTGGCCACGATCTTAAAAGATGTGACGCCGATTAAGTAATATAACGAACGTAGTAATGTTAGGAGTGAGAAACTTGAAAAAGGTTGAAGCTATTATTCGCCCCTTTAAACTAGACGAAGTGAAAATCGCACTCGTCAATGCTGGCATTGTGGGGATGACTGTTTCTGAAGTTAGAGGTTTTGGCCGTCAGAAGGGCATGACAGAACGGTATCGCGGTTCTGAGTACACCGTTGAGTTCTTGCAAAAGCTCAAGGTCGAGATTGTTGTCGAAAACGATCAGGTTGACATGGTGGTGGATAAAATTATCGCTGCTTCCCGCACGGGCGAGATTGGCGACGGCAAGATTTTCATCTCTCCTGTAGAACAAATTATCCGGATTCGGACTGGCGAAAAGAACCAGGAAGCAATCTAAGATTACTGGGGCATTGGGCATTGGGCATTGGCCAAACAGGTCATTGGGCATTGGCCAAACAGGTCATTGGTCATTGGCCAAACAGGTCATTGGTCATTGGCCAAACAGGTCATTTGTAATGAAAAACCTCTTTCCTGTTTAGTTATGATACCTAAGTGTCAATATCCAATGCCACAGTTACCCCCTATTTTTGCTTTTTCTCTCAGTTGGGGTTGACAATATTTGCCATTTGTGGTAATAGAGCCTGAAAAGCTCGACCGCGATGGGAGTGCGATCGCTTGATATCGGGTGTCATTTCTGCAAAAGTCTGTTGCTGTGCGGGGACGTAGAAAATCGGATCATACCCGAAACCTCCCGTACCGCGAGGAGTGTGGATGATTTCGCCGCGACAGATTCCTTCTACTTGTAGGGCAATTGTACCGTCGGGACGGGCGATCGCGATCGCGCATACAAATTGTGCTCCCCGATTTGGTTCGTTTCCCAATTCTTTC is part of the Microcoleus sp. bin38.metabat.b11b12b14.051 genome and harbors:
- a CDS encoding type II toxin-antitoxin system HicB family antitoxin, which produces MRYAIVIEKTPNNYSAYAPDLPGCAATGATLAEIQQQIKEAIEFHLEGLREEGLPIPEPTTLCEYVEAR
- a CDS encoding FGGY-family carbohydrate kinase, with the protein product MTLYLGIDFGTTGARSTIIDSQGTIHCETEHSFAIAQHPDLPELWQNALWAVIEQIPATIRNRVSAIALDGTSSTVMLCDTYGVPVCEPILYNDARGAAVTETLRAIAPPNHTVLSATSSLAKLLWFCRGGAPVPAPSIEEGGHGGTAPTVFLHQADWLGFLLHGKLGISDYHNALKLGFDVGNLCYPNWLIEGIAGTVTPQLPQVVAPGTPVGKVRVALGDRFGFPPDCTVYAGTTDSIAAFLASGVNSPGEAVTSLGSTLAVKLLSHTRVDDSRYGIYSHKLGDLWLVGGASNTGGAVLRHFFTDAELEDYSTQIDPEQESLLDYYPLLKKGDRFPINDPNLPPRLEPRPTDSVEFLHGLLESIARIEARGYQLLQELGATPLTKVYTAGGGAKNLVWSAIRKRYLKVPVETPVQTAAAYGVALLAMRSAIGLTADLGQINTDERR
- a CDS encoding MFS transporter is translated as MHPASPPPDRSGLDALLRNRPFLTLWTGQLLAQVADKIFYVLLIILLKTGDYRPWPVSWQYSENSMLSAVMIAYTLPAIVFGSAAGIVVDRFSKKQMLIGCNVIRAVLIGSLPFLPKTFVVLLVLTFLVSTVTQFFAPAEAAAIPLAVGREGLMSANALFASSTMGGIIVGMTIGEPIFTWLKHSYGPASQEFFLGGLYLVSAGLLYLMHIKENRGGSSGKNVHPWQDFKEGLRYLKHNRLISNAMVQLTILYSVFAALQVLAIALSGKIGLKETQFGFLLAAAGIGMVFGAAFLGHWGDRMHNKPLPLIGFLMMGFVLGMFAFVRQLWLGFALSAVFGFGASLINGPMQALIQEKTPESMRGKVFGLENNAINIALSLPLALTGPLTDAVSKAVGSDDLGLRIVLLSLGFLVPVMGVAAWHHTRKVLQA
- a CDS encoding P-II family nitrogen regulator, which gives rise to MKKVEAIIRPFKLDEVKIALVNAGIVGMTVSEVRGFGRQKGMTERYRGSEYTVEFLQKLKVEIVVENDQVDMVVDKIIAASRTGEIGDGKIFISPVEQIIRIRTGEKNQEAI
- a CDS encoding serine/threonine-protein kinase, with product MSQCLNPDCLWPNPSDSTKFCQKCGNKLLLGDRYRAQKIIGQGGFGRTFLAVDEYKPSKPPCVIKQFYPQAQGTSSIKKATELFELEAVRLEQLGKHSQIPDLLAYFSQDDRQYLVQEFIDGENLAQALESQGYFSETQIRKLLNNLLPVFEFIHSRQVIHRDIKPENIILRQDGQLVLVDFGAAKYATQTALGLTGTRIGTAGYMAPEQANGKPIHASDIYSLGVTCLCLLTQVEPLELFDVSEFEWVWRENLKTSVSSEFGQILDKMIQPATKKRYQSATEVLQALGNRAPQLSPKQPSPQPSSQPSPQPSPKSSPQTPPPPPDLLKSERGVDYTYLRDLLAAGKWKEADQETLKVMLKAARQEKEGYLTRELIDNFPCDDLRTIDQLWVKYSQGRFGLSVQKKIWLEVGGKEKVDDYESYKKLKERVGWRKNGHWLVNHVLTFNLTAQSGHLPALGVTPSSGVRSDEYIGGYRPILNGYDFLRLYSRI
- the ilvB gene encoding biosynthetic-type acetolactate synthase large subunit gives rise to the protein MQLKTKVAIRRATGGFALIDSLIRHGVKHIFGYPGGAILPLYDELYRAEETGAIKHILVRHEQGAAHAADGYARATGQVGVCFATSGPGATNLVTGIATAHMDSIPMVIITGQVPRPAIGTDAFQETDIYGITLPIVKHSYVVRDPRDMARIVAEAFHIASTGRPGPVLIDVPKDVGLEEFDYLPVAPGSVRIPGYRPTVKGNPRQISQAIHLLTEAKRPLLYVGGGAIAAGAHEEIKELAEMFQLPVTTTLMGKGSFDENHPLSVKMLGMHGTAYANFAVTECDLLIAVGARFDDRVTGKLDEFAARAKVIHIDIDPAEVGKNRGPDVPIVGDVRQVLIDMLRRCRETGVSGNPEQTAEWLHRIDRWKQDYPLVVPHYPEILSPQEVISELGTQAPNAYYTTDVGQHQMWSAQFLNNGPRRWISSAGLGTMGFGLPAAMGAKMALPNEQVICIAGDASIQMNIQELGTLAQYGINVKLVIVNNGWQGMVRQWQQAFYGERYSSSNMTVGMPNFVMLAEAYGVKGMEISRPDELASAIAQMLAHNGPVLMNVKVTRDENCYPMVVPGKSNAQMVGLPERSTLPSAELIYCPSCGAKNVSSNKFCPECGTKV
- a CDS encoding Uma2 family endonuclease — protein: MIQTQTIGKTVTFDEFVTWYPENSTHRYELHNGVIVEMPLGTGDHSEIKGFISCQINLEITRLQLFYSIPGQCLLKTVRNESGYQPDVIILDQSALINEPRWDRESIITMGSSVRLAVEVVSTNWRDDYFLKASDYEEMGIPEYWIVDYLGLGGRQFIGNPKQPTLSVYQLVDGEYQVKQFRGDSRVESLAFPELNLTAEQIFQDKTAVETASNASTQTMSASAD
- a CDS encoding type II toxin-antitoxin system HicA family toxin, which produces MPTKVRDIIKQLEADGWYLARTRGSHRQYKHPTKSGLVTVPGKLSDDLAPGTSNNILKQAQLREVKEQEEPNEVETNHQDEDLN